A stretch of Anaeromyxobacter dehalogenans 2CP-1 DNA encodes these proteins:
- a CDS encoding YaeQ family protein, whose protein sequence is MALPSTLHQLDLQLAHVDRGVERALSLRIARHPSETMERVWLRALALAWQWEEGIALGPGLCEPDAADVLALQPDGRAALLVRVGRPSPERVVRDVSQNAGARVAVLFEGPRTMEAFLQEARKLRLDRLARAELAAVDPDLLGALGAHEDRRLKAALTIVSDHLYLDVAGRSVDGPLHRGTYPEP, encoded by the coding sequence ATGGCGCTCCCCTCCACCCTCCACCAGCTCGACCTCCAGCTCGCGCACGTCGATCGTGGCGTGGAGCGCGCCCTGTCCCTGCGCATCGCGCGCCACCCCTCGGAGACGATGGAGCGGGTCTGGCTGCGGGCGCTGGCGCTCGCCTGGCAGTGGGAGGAGGGCATCGCGCTCGGGCCCGGGCTGTGCGAGCCGGACGCGGCCGACGTGCTGGCGCTCCAGCCGGACGGGCGCGCCGCGCTCCTGGTGCGCGTCGGACGGCCGTCGCCGGAGCGGGTGGTGCGCGACGTGTCCCAGAACGCGGGCGCGCGCGTGGCGGTCCTGTTCGAGGGACCGCGCACGATGGAGGCCTTCCTCCAGGAAGCCCGGAAGCTCCGGCTCGATCGCCTGGCGCGTGCGGAGCTGGCCGCAGTAGATCCCGACTTGCTCGGGGCGCTCGGGGCGCACGAGGACCGCCGGCTGAAGGCCGCCCTCACCATCGTCTCCGACCACCTGTACCTCGACGTGGCCGGCCGCTCGGTGGACGGGCCGCTGCACCGCGGCACCTACCCGGAACCCTAG
- a CDS encoding SUF system Fe-S cluster assembly regulator codes for MIRLSKLTDYAIVILANLARAGEGTLTAQDLAERSKVPLPTVSKLCKELSKAGLVLSHRGRHGGYGLARPADAISIAEIVEALEGPIALTSCVEPGAQPDACGLEATCPAKASWDPVSRAIQGALRGLPLSSIVLQHSNDPKNADTVDVVTLGAHVS; via the coding sequence ATGATCAGGCTGTCGAAGCTCACCGACTACGCGATCGTGATCCTCGCGAACCTGGCGAGGGCGGGGGAGGGCACCCTCACCGCCCAGGATCTCGCCGAGCGCTCCAAGGTCCCGCTCCCGACGGTCTCCAAGCTCTGCAAGGAGCTGTCGAAGGCGGGGCTCGTGCTCTCGCACCGCGGGCGGCACGGCGGCTACGGGCTCGCCCGGCCGGCCGACGCCATCTCCATCGCGGAGATCGTCGAGGCGCTGGAGGGCCCCATCGCGCTCACCTCGTGCGTGGAGCCCGGCGCGCAGCCCGACGCGTGCGGCCTCGAGGCGACCTGCCCGGCCAAGGCGAGCTGGGACCCCGTCTCCCGCGCCATCCAGGGCGCGCTGCGAGGGCTGCCGCTCTCGTCCATCGTCCTGCAGCACTCCAACGACCCGAAGAACGCCGACACCGTGGACGTCGTCACCCTGGGAGCCCACGTCTCATGA
- the sufB gene encoding Fe-S cluster assembly protein SufB has protein sequence MSTAEQLKELTEQKYRYGFVTDIEEDKVPKGLSEDVIRLISAKKGEPRFMLEWRLEAYRRWLAMEEPTWANVHYPKIDYQDIVYYSAPKQKKALGSMDEVDPELKRAFAKLGIPLEEQMRLAGVAVDAVFDSVSVATTYKKKLADLGIVFCSFSEAVREHPELVERYLGSVVPSTDNYFAALNSAVFSDGSFVYVPKGVRCPMELSTYFRINAKDTGQFERTLIVADEGGYVSYLEGCTAPMRDENQLHAAVVELVALDGAHVKYSTVQNWYPGDAEGRGGIFNFVTKRGKAMRKAKISWTQVETGSAITWKYPSCILQGDESVGEFYSVALTNHRQQADTGTKMIHIGRDTRSTIISKGISAGRGQNTYRGLVKMMKGATGARNYSQCDSLLIGDRCGAHTFPYIEVRNPTAKVEHEATTSKISDDQLFYCRQRGISDEDAVSMIVNGFAKQVLKELPMEFAVEAQKLLGMSLEGSVG, from the coding sequence ATGAGCACCGCGGAGCAGCTGAAGGAGCTGACCGAGCAGAAGTACCGGTACGGCTTCGTCACCGACATCGAGGAGGACAAGGTCCCGAAGGGCCTGTCCGAGGACGTCATCCGCCTCATCTCGGCGAAGAAGGGCGAGCCGAGGTTCATGCTCGAGTGGCGCCTGGAGGCGTACCGTCGCTGGCTCGCGATGGAGGAGCCGACCTGGGCGAACGTCCACTACCCGAAGATCGACTACCAGGACATCGTCTACTACTCCGCGCCCAAGCAGAAGAAGGCGCTCGGCTCCATGGACGAGGTCGATCCCGAGCTGAAGCGCGCGTTCGCGAAGCTGGGCATCCCGCTCGAGGAGCAGATGCGCCTCGCCGGCGTGGCGGTGGACGCGGTGTTCGACTCGGTCTCGGTCGCCACCACCTACAAGAAGAAGCTCGCCGACCTCGGCATCGTGTTCTGCTCGTTCTCCGAGGCGGTGCGCGAGCACCCGGAGCTGGTCGAGAGGTACCTCGGCTCGGTGGTCCCCTCGACCGACAACTACTTCGCGGCGCTGAACAGCGCGGTGTTCTCCGACGGCTCGTTCGTCTACGTGCCGAAGGGCGTGCGCTGCCCGATGGAGCTGTCCACCTACTTCCGCATCAACGCGAAGGACACCGGCCAGTTCGAGCGCACGCTCATCGTCGCCGACGAGGGCGGGTACGTGTCGTACCTGGAAGGCTGCACCGCGCCCATGCGCGACGAGAACCAGCTCCACGCCGCGGTGGTCGAGCTGGTCGCGCTCGACGGCGCGCACGTCAAGTACTCGACCGTGCAGAACTGGTACCCCGGCGACGCCGAGGGGCGCGGCGGCATCTTCAACTTCGTCACCAAGCGCGGCAAGGCCATGCGCAAGGCGAAGATCAGCTGGACGCAGGTGGAGACCGGCTCGGCCATCACCTGGAAGTACCCGTCGTGCATCCTGCAGGGCGACGAGTCGGTGGGCGAGTTCTACTCGGTGGCGCTCACCAACCACCGCCAGCAGGCGGACACCGGCACCAAGATGATCCACATCGGGCGCGACACCCGCTCGACCATCATCTCGAAGGGCATCAGCGCCGGGCGCGGGCAGAACACCTACCGCGGCCTGGTGAAGATGATGAAGGGCGCCACCGGCGCGCGGAACTACTCGCAGTGCGACTCGCTGCTCATCGGCGACCGCTGCGGCGCCCACACGTTCCCGTACATCGAGGTGCGCAACCCGACCGCCAAGGTCGAGCACGAGGCCACCACCTCGAAGATCAGCGACGACCAGCTCTTCTACTGCCGGCAGCGCGGCATCTCCGACGAGGACGCGGTCTCGATGATCGTGAACGGCTTCGCGAAGCAGGTGCTGAAGGAGCTGCCCATGGAGTTCGCCGTGGAAGCGCAGAAGCTCCTGGGCATGTCGCTCGAGGGGAGCGTCGGATGA
- the sufC gene encoding Fe-S cluster assembly ATPase SufC encodes MAVKDHIMLSIQGLRAKVADRDILKGVDLEIRAGEIHAIMGPNGSGKSTLAGVLAGREAYEVTGGTATYLGQDLLALAPEARAAAGVFLGFQYPVEIPGVGNLYFLRTALNAIRRARGEDELDAMDFLALAREKMKLVDLDPAFGSRSVNEGFSGGEKKRNEIFQMAVLEPRLAILDEIDSGLDIDALRVVSRGVNALRRADRAVLLVTHYKRLLEHVAPDRIHVMAGGRIVRSGGPELADELERTGYAWVDGARPEVERAASAGALS; translated from the coding sequence ATGGCCGTGAAGGACCACATCATGCTGAGCATCCAGGGGCTGCGCGCGAAGGTCGCCGACCGCGACATCCTGAAGGGCGTGGACCTCGAGATCCGCGCGGGCGAGATCCACGCGATCATGGGGCCGAACGGCTCGGGCAAGTCCACGCTGGCGGGCGTGCTGGCCGGCCGCGAGGCGTACGAGGTCACCGGCGGCACCGCCACGTACCTGGGGCAGGACCTGCTCGCGCTCGCGCCCGAGGCGCGCGCCGCGGCGGGCGTGTTCCTCGGGTTCCAGTACCCGGTGGAGATCCCCGGGGTCGGCAACCTCTACTTCCTGCGCACCGCGCTGAACGCGATCCGCCGGGCGCGCGGCGAGGACGAGCTGGACGCGATGGACTTCCTCGCGCTGGCCCGCGAGAAGATGAAGCTGGTGGACCTCGACCCGGCGTTCGGCAGCCGCTCGGTGAACGAGGGCTTCTCCGGCGGCGAGAAGAAGCGCAACGAGATCTTCCAGATGGCGGTGCTGGAGCCGCGCCTCGCCATCCTCGACGAGATCGACTCCGGCCTCGACATCGACGCGCTGCGGGTGGTGTCGCGCGGCGTGAACGCGCTGCGCCGGGCCGACCGCGCCGTGCTGCTCGTGACGCACTACAAGCGCCTGCTCGAGCACGTGGCGCCGGACCGCATCCACGTCATGGCCGGCGGGCGCATCGTGCGCTCCGGCGGGCCGGAGCTGGCCGACGAGCTGGAGCGCACCGGCTACGCCTGGGTGGACGGCGCGCGGCCGGAGGTGGAGCGCGCCGCCAGCGCGGGGGCGCTGTCGTGA
- the sufD gene encoding Fe-S cluster assembly protein SufD: MTPAEQSLAAAFRGGAGEPAWLADARAGALAAFRAAGLPTPRHEDWRFTSLAALSTLSLAPAPDDGEGPARALLAGRPAPEGARLVFENGRFRRELSSGAPLPAGAVLGSLADALRHAPEAVRPHLGRLARVDGLAFTALNGALLEDGAFLLLPPGARVEAPIELVFATGAAGRAVAVHPRVLVVAGEGARATLAEVHLGTSDTYLANSVTELVLGEGAEIEHLRLQDEGARAFHVSALFAEQAARSRLTAHGLALGGQLARSEVRARLAGEGAELAVSGLYMADGARTTDAFTWVEHAVPRCTTTETYKGILDGRARGVFAGRIVVQPGAQKTSARQMNSNLLLSDDAIVDTKPQLEIFADDVKCGHGGTVGQLDEAALFYLRSRGVEEAEARSLLIWAFAAEMVDLVRPAGLHARARELVAARLPAGRKVLEAAA, encoded by the coding sequence GTGACCCCGGCGGAGCAGAGCCTGGCGGCCGCGTTCCGCGGCGGCGCGGGCGAGCCGGCCTGGCTGGCGGACGCGCGCGCGGGTGCGCTCGCGGCCTTCCGCGCGGCCGGCCTGCCCACCCCCCGCCACGAGGACTGGCGCTTCACCAGCCTGGCCGCGCTCTCGACGCTGTCGCTCGCGCCCGCGCCGGACGACGGCGAGGGCCCCGCGCGCGCGCTGCTCGCCGGCCGGCCCGCGCCCGAGGGCGCGCGCCTGGTGTTCGAGAACGGCCGCTTCCGCCGCGAGCTGTCGAGCGGGGCGCCGCTCCCGGCCGGCGCGGTCCTGGGGAGCCTGGCGGACGCGCTCCGCCACGCGCCCGAGGCGGTGCGGCCGCACCTCGGCCGCCTGGCCCGCGTGGACGGGCTCGCGTTCACCGCGCTGAACGGCGCCCTGCTGGAGGACGGCGCGTTCCTGCTGCTGCCCCCGGGCGCGCGCGTGGAGGCGCCCATCGAGCTCGTCTTCGCGACCGGCGCGGCCGGGCGCGCGGTGGCGGTGCACCCGCGGGTGCTGGTGGTGGCCGGCGAGGGCGCCCGGGCCACGCTCGCGGAGGTGCACCTCGGAACGAGCGACACGTACCTCGCCAACTCGGTGACGGAGCTGGTGCTGGGCGAGGGCGCCGAGATCGAGCACCTCCGGCTCCAGGACGAGGGCGCGCGCGCGTTCCACGTGAGCGCGCTGTTCGCCGAGCAGGCGGCCCGCTCGCGCCTCACCGCGCACGGCCTGGCGCTGGGGGGGCAGCTCGCGCGCAGCGAGGTGCGGGCGCGGCTGGCCGGCGAGGGCGCGGAGCTGGCCGTTTCGGGGCTCTACATGGCCGACGGCGCGCGCACCACCGACGCGTTCACCTGGGTGGAGCACGCGGTCCCGCGCTGCACCACCACCGAGACGTACAAGGGCATCCTGGACGGCCGCGCGCGCGGCGTGTTCGCCGGGCGGATCGTGGTCCAGCCGGGCGCGCAGAAGACCAGCGCGCGCCAGATGAACTCGAACCTGCTCCTCTCCGACGACGCCATCGTGGACACGAAGCCCCAGCTCGAGATCTTCGCGGACGACGTGAAGTGCGGCCACGGCGGCACCGTGGGCCAGCTCGACGAGGCGGCGCTGTTCTACCTGCGCTCGCGCGGGGTGGAGGAGGCCGAGGCCCGCAGCCTGCTCATCTGGGCGTTCGCGGCGGAGATGGTGGACCTGGTGCGGCCGGCCGGCCTGCACGCGCGCGCGCGGGAGCTCGTCGCGGCGCGGCTGCCGGCGGGGCGGAAGGTGCTGGAGGCGGCGGCATGA